One Xyrauchen texanus isolate HMW12.3.18 chromosome 46, RBS_HiC_50CHRs, whole genome shotgun sequence DNA segment encodes these proteins:
- the parp6b gene encoding LOW QUALITY PROTEIN: protein mono-ADP-ribosyltransferase PARP6 (The sequence of the model RefSeq protein was modified relative to this genomic sequence to represent the inferred CDS: substituted 1 base at 1 genomic stop codon), with protein sequence MNSMSVGEQFWTDEDSDGDSDSEEFFYSVQSHYATDLSRHPQLDIDVGAVKDIYSESAVSVREYETIDDVDVDLHINISFLEEEVASAWKVNRTEPIILRLRFSLSQYLDGPEPTVEVFQPTCKDGFSLGVQLKRIICTFISNQWKHLSNEFLNAQQRKRHSWFKAGGTIKKFRAGLSIFSPITKCSSVPLIQGPGMRGRSNGQEMRVTRLMSRSVSCTKGELHTPSPIGQSVSVPGSKSTVHITTRQLIQLFFSSQALIHCKSTPTLEYGFLVQVMKYSEQRIPTLNDYCLVCDEQHVFQNGSMLKPAVCTRELCVFSFNTLGVMSGAAEDVATGAELVDLLVAMCRAALESARKSIIFDPYPSVVDPHDPKTLAFNPKKRSYERLQRALDSITSIREISQGPYVEIKKQMDKMDPLAHPLLQWIISSNRSHIVKLPSSRQLKFMHTSHQFLLLSSPPTKEAXFRTARKLHGSTFAFHGSHIENWHSILRNGLVNASYTKLQLHGAAYGKGIYLSPISSISFGYSGMGKGQHHMPTKEELVQRYNRVNTVLQCRPTQSRFLQSRNLNCVALCEVITSKDLQKHGNIWVCPISDHVCTRFFFVYEDGQVGDANINTQAVQIQKEILRTIGGQST encoded by the exons ATGAACAGCATG AGCGTCGGTGAGCAATTCTGGACTGATGAGGACTCAGATGGGGACAGCGATAGTGAGGAATTCTTCTACAGCGTCCAG AGTCATTATGCCACTGACCTGAGTCGACACCCTCAGCTGGACATAGATGTTGGCGCAGTGAAAGACATCTATTCTGAAAGTGCTGTTTCTGTAAG GGAGTATGAGACCATTGATGATGTGGATGTCGACCTACACATTAATATCAGTTTCCTGGAA GAGGAAGTGGCCTCAGCATGGAAGGTCAACAGAACAGAGCCAATCATTTTACGCCTTCGGTTCTCACTGTCCCAGTATTTGGATGGACCAG AACCAACAGTGGAGGTATTCCAACCAACTTGTAAAGATGGCTTCAGTCTTGGTGTACAGCTTAAAAG AATTATCTGCACGTTTATATCAAATCAATGGAAGCATCTCAGTAACGAGTTCTTGAATGCACAACAGAGGAAGAGACACAGTTGGTTCAAAGCTGGAGGAACCATCAAGAAGTTTCGAGCTGGACTCAGCATCTTCTCACCAATAACCAA GTGCTCCAGTGTTCCTCTGATCCAGGGTCCTGGGATGAGGGGAAGGTCAAATGGCCAGGAAATGAGAGTGACCCGTTTGATGAGTCGCTCTGTGTCCTGTACCAAAGGAGAGCTGCACACCCCCAGCCCGATCGGACAG AGTGTGTCTGTCCCGGGCTCAAAATCCACCGTGCACATCACAACCAGACAGCTCATCCAGCTGTTCTTCTCCTCACAAGCTCTCATCCACTGCAAGAGCACCCCAACCCTGGAGTATGGCTTCCTTGTACAG GTTATGAAGTACTCAGAACAGAGAATCCCCACTCTGAATGATTATTGTTTGGTCTGTGATGAACAGCATGTCTTTCAAAATGGCTCCATGCTCAAG CCAGCTGTTTGTACGAGAGAGCTGTGTGTGTTCTCCTTCAACACTCTGGGTGTGATGTCAGGGGCTGCGGAGGATGTTGCCACAGGAGCTGAG TTAGTGGACCTGCTGGTGGCAATGTGTCGTGCTGCTCTTGAATCTGCTCGTAAAAGCATCATCTTTGACCCCTACCCCTCTGTCGTTGACCCTCATGACCCCAAGACTTTGGCCTTCAACCCAAAG AAAAGAAGTTATGAGCGGCTACAGAGAGCTTTGGACAGCATCACATCAATTCGTGAAATTTCACAA GGCCCTTATGTCGAAATAAAGAAACAGATGGATAAAATGGACCCACTTGCACATCCTCTACTGCAGTG GATTATATCCAGCAACAGGTCTCACATTGTCAAACTCCCCTCGAGTAGG CAACTCAAGTTCATGCACACCTCCCATCAGTTCCTGCTACTCAGCAGTCCTCCCACTAAAGAGGCCTGATTCCGCACCGCCAGGAAACTCCATGGCAGCACTTTTGCTTTTCA TGGTTCTCATATAGAAAACTGGCACTCTATTCTACGAAATGGACTTGTCAATGCCTCCTACACAAAACTGCAG CTTCATGGGGCggcctatgggaagggcatctacctcagccccatttccagcatctCATTTGGGTACTCAG GAATGGGAAAGGGACAGCACCATATGCCTACTAAAGAGGAATTAGTACAACGCTACAACCGGGTCAACACTGTCTTACAG tgTCGGCCCACACAATCACGGTTTCTTCAGAGTCGGAATCTGAACTGTGTTGCTCTGTGTGAGG